Proteins found in one Drosophila busckii strain San Diego stock center, stock number 13000-0081.31 chromosome 2R, ASM1175060v1, whole genome shotgun sequence genomic segment:
- the LOC117134665 gene encoding trypsin-1 — protein MNIICCMIILMLTIKINTTQSEHFLRFNSSYNDNIIFNNSSKRTSKFLFDTIFRISSGVSNAFGLDAEDEAEYTENDNLKTCDCDCGFSNEEIRIVGGKPTGVNQYPWMARIIYDGKFHCGGSLLTKDYVLSAAHCIKKLRRSKIRIIFGDHDQEITSESHAIQRAVTAVIKHKNFDPDTYNNDIALLRLRKPIMFSKIIKPVCLPRNNYDPAGRIGTVVGWGRTSEGGELPSIVNQVKVPIMSLAECRNQKYKSTRITSTMLCAGRPRMDSCQGDSGGPLLLSNGVKYFIVGVVSWGVGCGREGYPGVYTRISKFIPWIKSNLENTCLCS, from the exons ATGAATATTATATGTTGCATGATAATTCTAatgctaacaattaaaataaatactaccCAGTCTGAGCATTTTTTGAGATTCAATAGCTCCTATAatgataatataatttttaataatagttCGAAAAGAACCAGTAAATTTCTTTTTGATACAATTTTTCGAATCAGCTCTGGGGTTTCAAATGCCTTTGGACTTGACGCAGAAGATGAAGCAGAATATACTGAAAatgataatttaaaaacttgtgACTGCG aCTGTGGATTTTCAAATGAAGAAATACGAATTGTCGGAGGAAAGCCGACTGGTGTCAATCAGTACCCATGGATGGCTCGTATAATTTATGATGGAAAATTTCATTGTGGTGGATCATTATTGACAAAAGACTATGTTCTTTCTGCTGCTCattgtataaaaaagttaCGAAGATCAAAAATTCGAATAATATTTGGTGACCACGATCAAGAAATTACTTCTGAGAGTCACGCCATTCAACGTGCTGTAACTGCAgttataaagcataaaaattttgaTCCGGATACCTATAACAATGATATTGCTCTTTTGAGATTACGAAAACCAATaatgttttcaaaaataattaagcctGTTTGTCTTCCTCGGAATAATTACGATCCTGCAg GACGAATTGGAACAGTAGTTGGTTGGGGACGTACTTCAGAAGGAGGAGAGCTGCCATCTATTGTCAATCAAGTAAAAGTGCCTATTATGTCACTTGCAGAATGtcgaaatcaaaaatataaaagtacgCGAATTACATCAACGATGTTATGTGCTGGTAGACCCCGTATGGACTCATGCCAAGGAGATAGTGGAGGGCCTCTTTTACTTTCGAACGGAGTGAAATACTTTATTGTTGGTGTTGTGTCTTGGGGTGTCGGTTGTGGACGTGAAGGGTATCCTGGTGTGTATACAAgaataagtaaatttattccttggataaaatcaaatttagaaAATACTTGTTTGTGTTCAtag
- the LOC117134692 gene encoding mitochondrial import inner membrane translocase subunit Tim17-A, which translates to MEEYAREPCPYRIVDDCGGAFAMGCIGGGVFQAIKGFRNAPSGMNRRMLGSLAAIKTRSPVIAGNFAVWGGMFSTIDCTLVHFRKKEDPWNSIISGAATGGILAARNGIPAMAGSAIIGGVLLALIEGVGILFTRISADQFKNPSPPSEDPSALGDPGKNFSFGPSPGNTQYQ; encoded by the exons ATGGAGGAATATGCAAGAGAGCCATGTCCATACCGAATCGTAGATGACTGCGGAGGAGCATTTGCAATGGGCTGCATAGGCGGAGGTGTCTTTCAAGCAATAAAAGGATTCAGAAATGCCCCATCTGGAATGAACAGACGAATG CTTGGAAGCTTGGCTGCAATAAAGACGCGTTCACCAGTGATAGCCGGTAACTTTGCAGTTTGGGGTGGAATGTTCAGTACAATTGATTGTACACTTGTCCATTTTCGTAAGAAGGAAGATCCGTGGAATTCTATAATAAGCGGTGCGGCAACTGGAGGCATATTAGCTGCGAGAAACG GTATTCCTGCTATGGCTGGAAGTGCTATAATAGGGGGAGTGTTGTTGGCTCTTATTGAAGGTGTTGGGATATTATTCACAAGAATATCCGCAGATCAATTCAAAAACCCTTCTCCGCCAAGTGAAGATCCATCCGCTTTGGGAGACCCTGGAAAAAACTTTTCATTTGGACCTTCTCCAGGCAATACACAATACCAGTGA
- the LOC117134677 gene encoding uncharacterized protein LOC117134677: protein MNLPPMLLKRLKSRGLKINTNTQTAISDSIEEIIAENYDEDGQLPSIEHGVSSAKQTPSSEHLWTDRIKERIGVTESYNGFKFCPNTYNIWHTCTIYCVNRWSSGRPKPSEKYIQRYKRLARKYPPGPDWKEAYDYGCGSYYFYNSNTQKVSWLPPSHPKARISSSAATYRRQLANSNDEYDFDPTDIGKTKEVLSNYHDDEPGSSQYNFLPAKKQKVRDLERTLSRKHRI from the exons ATGAATTTGCCACCCATGTTACTAAAGAGATTAAAATCTCGTGGCTTGAAGATAAATACAAATA CTCAGACGGCTATTTCCGATTCTATTGAAGAAATCATTGCTGAAAACTATGACGAAGATGGACAGCTCCCTAGCATTGAACACGGTGTGTCGTCAGCTAAACAAACTCCGAGTAGTGAGCACTTGTGGACAGATAGAATAAAAGAGCGCATAGGTGTAACAGAGTCATACAATGGATTTAAATTTTGTCCCAATACGTATAATATTTGGCACACATGTACCATATATTGTGTAAATAGATGGAGTAGTGGTCGCCCTAAGCCAAGTGAAAAGTATATTCAACGTTACAAAAGACTGGCCCGCAAATATCCGCCAGGTCCAGACTGGAAAGAAGCCTATGATTATGGATGTGGAAGTTATTACTTTTACAATTCTAACACTCAAAAAGTTTCTTGGTTGCCACCCTCGCATCCTAAAGCACGAATTTCAAGCAGTGCAGCTACATATAGAAGACAATTGGCTAACTCGAATGATGAATATGACTTTGATCCAACAGATATAGGTAAAACTAAAGAAGTCTTGTCAAATTATCACGACGATGAGCCAGGCTCTAGCCAATACAATTTCTTACcagcaaagaaacaaaaagtaCGTGATTTGGAACGTACATTGTCACGGAAACATAGGATTTAA
- the LOC117134657 gene encoding unconventional myosin heavy chain 6, translated as MGSLDPHVFALAEAAYRNIVEDKINQSCLISGESGAGKTESTKLVLQYLCAITSNVSSWIQQQILEANTILEAFGNAKTIRNDNSSRFGKFMQVCFDEQNGIKGCVIQDYLLEQSRITFQSQGERNYHVMYQLVAQGQINKETAETFYLKPPEMYKYLNATNDITVDLNFESNKFNELTMAFTVLQIPQSVIDCIFKVLSSILWLGNIEFIDIDGEGCNLSTSDFEIIKTLSILLGIKKDELTTVLLLRQINVRGNITEIPLKIHEARENRHAMAKALYSKTFTWLVNKINSCTNPGRDGSQFLGVLDIFGFENFCRNSFEQLCINYANEKLHKFFNHYVFSLEQSIYKQEEIKYTHVEFTDNSLCLELIEKPPRCIFKLLTEQCHMPKGSDSAYLNNMHAEFEFNPIYIKGVDRRHWETEFGIRHYAGKVIYTIDGFVDKNRDVQQDVLFDHMSRSENAFLRDLSKFQDQAWSNLIQNSSTNPRGTSKTKLTVSDHFRQQLQSLIDVLQNTNPWYVRCIKPNSLKHADHYNDEFVLDQLRYLGILDIIRIRREGFPVHITFEDFLLKYKCLIQNKSLTSNQKGITTILEELKVPETEWQIGITKIFLRSIAYDPLEDIRKKIVCANSIIIQKHWRRYSKQKKYMRIRTAILTIQHAYRGWKLRIHFLRVRRSVIIIQSRLRGVFAREVAAALREMRRVDEEMKKREKILVESPKADYTAIEDCERIVQEEIKVLAHMAEHLNTNMTRSIEEDNSVNTTTDEKNLQNVDTVDLDNLFAFLSEATTSPPNQLIEEINDKMTNLVSDLDNEIEICMQKESSIVVNDQENVKTKVPSIPEPSVSPPPPPVETETKKPSAEPIYESLTHNIKSPCDKEVDAEMTDLQANVRKEIEPPLPSLQSEREQRRKFRVEKKLQEMHQVEVQKEVFNNDSYYNILDFAENFFNTHERLLDGTLMLTLARKKAVNTVPKNEMIIFTRTEKIPTSHIHMYDPENIVLSCNIFRELWKYMRGEYNAERELQSIQYIIGHGIEREELRDEIFVQCMRQTTNNPNVEWTDRIWLLMCLVIVAFQPSKLLFRYYVSFLKKNLETFDGKLRQYAQWCFDNCKCIKVSTRLQPPSSVEVAAMRRLGTIVCRFFFLDSRTKAIDVHPTDTASDAVQKLADKLNLSSTEGWAIFQSRTDAEEHIKSFEYLYDVISAWECKQTNSSNYKRLSNSSTYGENRFVFKKRLFKPTRELSQDPVEVSMLYAQAVYSVVKCDAFPVSEKVALQLAGLQAQVALGDPSNQPKPEYYCDVNSFLPSRISKTREQQFWIPILAQAHRQYGSSRNELTAKVLYLSCVMQYPLYGTTMYNVIYKGYWNYVNNIILGINCDGILFIQPEDKLIIYQFKFTEIESIMIDPSDCFITISLYRMSKITKDAVLDSQKCFVFETLQKNEIGSLIISYYPSLSNWILNNFDCQKKAKGVTNEDRSRLYQNVIICRRQLIDANVVRKPQESGGFLRNTLRRLSKHRIDKLRNEQRTNPQDHGESYKGFSHSFWAFSKQQISYCLSFLPDQEEAIMVQVFDIILQFSGLGISGETIKRAEDEHVRIAQTILDKCMRKDTLLNELYLQLIKQTTDHPDANSRVNLRHWALLSVACSVILPSTKSIRKYLMAHLKRCSSDFLSEEGKYARFAEKCFLRTQGTRRRQWTPSCEEILCTTNRRPCYSRIYFMDGQYYSFEFQPSSTANEVIEIIKKTIGLQDNSRGYALYEVLGNTERSLLAEEKVCDVMAKWEKYRTASQRETQVPTNHTKPYQHMFLFKKHLFCDNFINMDDTIEKELLYHQVLHNLRSERYPITEMEAIMLTALQGQLEIGDSGETVSDYGAVASHCLPPRFVPNIPHGAVAMHHQSLRGMLPADAKKSFLNLIQSWPLHRATIFDVMQTFTSNWPRILWLAVDQTGIHLLEHRSRNILCSHEYQSIISFLPNMNSLMIFTGTERKQSKVILSTSQAFQIATLIREYSDIAKGNKKENE; from the exons tcCTGCCTCATATCTGGAGAGTCCGGAGCTGGAAAGACGGAATCGACAAAACTagttttacaatatttatgtgcaatcACTTCCAATGTGTCATCATGGattcagcaacaaattttggaagcaaatacaattttagaAGCATTTG gCAATGCGAAAACCATTCGAAATGACAACAGTTCCCGATTTGGAAAGTTTATGCAAGTGTGTTTTGATGAACAAAATGGTATTAAAGGATGTGTTATACAAGATTATTTATTGGAGCAATCGCGTATAACATTTCAAAGTCAGGGAGAGCGAAATTATCACGTTATGTATCAGCTAGTAGCCCAAGGACAAATAAATAAGGAAACAGCGgagacattttatttaaaacctCCAgaaatgtacaaatatttaaatgctaccAACGATATTACAGTTGATTTGAACTTCGAATCGAATAAGTTTAATGAACTGACAATGGCATTTACTGTGCTCCAAATTCCACAATCGGTTATTGattgtatttttaaagtattaaGTTCCATCTTATGGTTAGgcaatattgaatttattgacATAGATGGAGAAGGCTGCAACTTGTCAACAAGTGACTTTGAGATTATTAAGACTCTATCGATCCTACTGGGTATTAAGAAAGATGAACTGACGACGGTGCTTTTGCTTCGCCAAATAAATGTTCGAGGGAATATAACTGAAATCCCTTTAAAAATACATGAG GCGAGAGAAAATCGACATGCAATGGCTAAAGCCTTATATTCGAAAACGTTCACTTGgcttgttaataaaataaatagctgcACAAATCCTGGAAGGGATGGCTCACAATTTTTAGGCGTTCTTGATATATTTGGCTTTGAGAATTTTTGCAGAAACTCTTTTGAACagctttgcattaattatgctaatgaaaaattgcacaaatttttCAATCATTATGTTTTTTCATTGGAGCAATCAAtt TACAAACAAGAAGAGATCAAATACACTCATGTGGAGTTTACCGATAATTCGCTATGCTTGGAATTGATTGAAAAACCTCCCAGATGTATTTTTAAGCTCCTAACTGAACAATGTCATATGCCCAAAGGCTCAGATTCAgcttatttaaacaatatgcaTGCTGAGTTTGAATTCAAtccaatttatataaaaggtGTTGATCGTCGACATTGGGAAACCGAATTTGGCATTAGACACTACGCTGGAAAAGTAATTTATACAATTGATGGATTTGTTGATAAGAATCGAGATGTTCAACAAGATGTACTCTTTGATCATATGAGTCGTAGTGAAAACGCATTTTTGAGAGATCTTTCAAAATTCCAG gATCAAGCATGGtctaatttaatacaaaactcGTCGACCAATCCACGGGGGACCAGTAAAACTAAACTGACAGTTAGTGATCATTTCCGTCAACAATTACAGTCTCTTATTGACGTACTACAAAACACCAATCCATG GTATGTCCGTTGTATCAAGCCAAACTCACTAAAGCATGCAGATCATTACAATGATGAATTTGTGCTTGATCAACTGAGGTATCTAGGCATTTTGGATATAATTCGTATTAGGCGTGAAGGCTTTCCAGTTCATATTACCTTCGAAGACTTTCTTTTAAAGTATAAGTGTCTTATACAGAATAAGTCGCTGACAAGCAATCAGAAAGGCATAACAACCATATTGGAAGAATTGAAGGTACCAGAGACCGAGTGGCAAATAggaataacaaaaatatttttacgaAGCATTGCTTATGACCCGTTGGAAgatattagaaaaaaaattgtttgtgctaattcaattataatacAGAAACATTGGAGACGATACtcgaagcaaaaaaaatatatgcgaaTAAGAACAGCAATTTTAACAATTCAGCATGCATATAGAGGTTGGAAATTAAGAATCCACTTTTTAAGAGTGCGTCGAAGTGTAATAATCATACAAAGTCGTTTACGTGGCGTTTTTGCAAGAGAG GTTGCAGCGGCTTTACGAGAAATGCGACGAGTAGATGAAGAAATGAAAAAACGTGAAAAAATTCTGGTTGAATCGCCAAAAGCAGATTACACAGCTATTGAGGACTGTGAACG AATAGTGCAAGAAGAAATAAAAGTTCTTGCGCACATGGCTGAGCACCTTAATACAAATATGACCAGGTCTATTGAAGAAGATAATTCCGTAAACACTACAACAGATGAAAAGAATTTGCAAAATGTGGATACAGTGGACTTagataatttgtttgcattctTAAGTGAAGCTACAACATCCCCGCCTAACCAACTTATAGAAGaaataaatgataaaatgACAAATTTGGTTTCGGATTTGGATAATGAG attgaaatatgcatgcaaaaaGAATCATCCATTGTTGTTAATGATCAGGAAAATGTAAAAACTAAGGTACCATCCATTCCCGAGCCATCCGTGTCTCCACCCCCACCTCCAGTGGAAACAGAAACTAAAAAACCTTCTGCTGAGCCTATATATGAATCATTAACACATAATATTAAATCACCTTGTGATAAGGAAGTCGATGCTGAAATGACTGATTTGCAAGCAAATGTACGTAAAGAAATCGAACCTCCATTACCATCATTACAAAGCGAAAGAGAACAACGACGTAAATTTCGAGTTGAAAAGAAGCTTCAAGAAATGCATCAAGTGGAAGTTCAAAAGGAAGTCTTTAATAATGATTCATATTACAATATTCTGGATTTCGCAGAGAACTTCTTCAATACTCATGAGCGATTATTGGATGGTACTTTAATGTTAACATTAGCTCGCAAAAAGGCTGTAAATACAGTGCCAAAGAATGAAATGATAATATTTACACGCACGGAAAAAATTCCAACAtctcatatacatatgtacgatCCCGAAAATATTGTGCTTTCTTGCAATATATTCCGA GAATTATGGAAATATATGCGTGGGGAATACAATGCCGAACGAGAACTTCAAAGTATACAATACATTATAGGGCACGGTATTGAGAGAGAGGAATTACGTGATGAAATCTTTGTTCAATGTAtgagacaaacaacaaataatccAAATGTCGAATGGACCGATAGAATATGGCTTTTAATGTGTCTCGTAATTGTTGCATTTCAGCcaagcaaacttttatttag GTACTACGTATCATTTCTAAAGAAGAATTTGGAAACATTTGATGGGAAACTTAGGCAATACGCCCAGTGGTGCTTTGACAATTGCAAGTGTATTAAGGTTTCAACTAGACTACAACCACCTTCTAGTGTAGAAGTTGCC GCCATGCGACGACTTGGTACGATTGTCtgtcgatttttttttttagactcTCGCACAAAAGCTATAGATGTTCATCCTACGGATACTGCAAGTGATGCAGTACAGAAATTAGCAGATAAGCTAAACTTGTCTTCAACTGAAGGCTGGGCCATTTTTCAGTCCCGTACAGACGCGGAAGAACATATAAAAAGCTTTGAGTATTTATATGATGTTATTTCCGCATGGGagtgcaagcaaacaaattctaGTAACTACAAGAGACTTTCGAATAGTTCTACATATGGAGAGAATAGGTTTGTGTTCAAAAAAAGACTGTTTAAGCCAACACGAGAATTATCTCAGGACCCAGTGGAAGTTAGCATGTTGTATGCCCAAGCGGTATATAGCGTAGTAAAG TGCGACGCATTTCCTGTTAGTGAAAAAGTTGCTCTTCAGTTAGCTGGCCTCCAAGCTCAAGTGGCATTAGGAGATCCATCGAATCAACCCAAGCCAGAATATTATTGTGACGTTAATAGTTTTCTACCAAGTCGTATATCAAAGACAAGAGAACAACAATTTTGGATTCCAATCCTAGCTCAAGCACATCGCCAATACGGCTCATCAAGAAATGAATTGACGGCCAAAGTATTGTACTTAAGTTGCGTAATGCAATACCCACTTTATGGCACCACAATGTATAATGTCATTTATAAAGGGTATTGGAATTATGTGAACAACATAATACTTGGAATTAATTGTGATGGAATCCTATTCATTCAACCAGAAGACAAACTTATTATATATCAGTTTAAATTTACTGAGATTGAATCGATTATGATAGATCCAAGTGATTGTTTTATCACAATATCATTATACCGAATGTCCAAGATTACCAAAGACGCTGTGCTGGACTCACAGaaatgttttgtatttgaaacattacaaaaaaatgaaataggCTCATTGATAATCTCATATTATCCATCGCTCTCCAATTggatattaaataatttcgatTGCCAGAAGAAAGCCAAAGGCGTTACTAATGAAGATAGATCAAGATTATACCAAAATGTTATTATATGCCGAAGACAATTAATAGATGCAAATGTGGTACGAAAGCCCCAAGAGTCCGGTGGATTTTTGCGGAACACCTTAAGACGTCTCTCCAAACACCGTATTGATAAATTACGAAATGAACAAAGGACAAATCCTCAGGACCACGGCGAATCATATAAAGGATTCTCTCATTCATTTTGGGCATTcagtaagcaacaaatatcATATTGTCTCAGCTTCTTACCAGATCAAGAGGAAGCAATTATGGTTCAAGTGTTTGACATTATTCTGCAATTTTCTGGTCTTGGTATCTCTG GCGAGACGATAAAAAGAGCAGAGGATGAACACGTACGAATTGCCCAAACCATTCTGGACAAATGTATGAGAAAAGATACATTACTGAACGAACTTTATCTTCAGTTGATAAAACAGACTACAGATCATCCTGACGCCAATTCAAGAGTAAATCTAAGGCATTGGGCTTTGTTGTCTGTTGCATGTAGTGTTATTTTACCTTCGACGAAATCAATTCGAAAGTATTTGATGGCACATCTAAAGCGGTGTTCTAGTGATTTTTTATCTGAAGAAGGAAAATATGCTAGATTCGCTGAGAAA tgCTTTCTTAGAACTCAAGGTACCCGACGTAGGCAGTGGACACCAAGTTGTGAAGAGATATTATGCACCACCAACCGAAGACCATGCTAttcaagaatttattttatggaCGGGCAGTATTATTCGTTTGAATTTCAACCCAGCTCAACAGCAAATGAAGTCAtagaaataatcaaaaaaacaattgGACTTCAGGACAATTCTCGTGGATATGCATTGTATGAAGTGCTGGGAAACACGGAGAGAAGTCTTTTAGCCGAAGAAAAAGTATGTGATGTAATGGCTAAATGGGAGAAATATAGAACTGCTTCCCAAAGGGAGACTCAAGTACCG ACAAATCATACAAAGCCGTATCAACATATGTTCTTGTTCAAAAAGCATTTATTCTGCGATAATTTTATCAATATGGACGATACCATAGAAAAGGAATTGTTATATCATCAAGTATTACATAACCTTAGAAGCGAACGTTATCCTATCACTGAAATGGAAGCAATTATGTTAACTGCGCTTCAAGGACAGCTTGAAATCGGCGATAGCGGAGAAACTGTTAGTGATTACGGTGCTGTAGCTAGTCATTGCTTGCCACCTCGTTTTGTTCCTAATATTCCTCATGGAGCAGTTGCTATGCATCATCAAAGCTTAAGGGGAATGTTACCTGCCGATGCAAAAAAATCTTTCTTAAACCTAATACAAAGCTGGCCCCTTCATCGCGCCACAATTTTTGATGTTATG CAAACTTTTACTTCAAATTGGCCAAGAATATTGTGGCTTGCGGTAGACCAAACTGGTATTCACTTATTGGAACACAGATCTCGAAACATTTTATGTTCTCACGAATATCAATCAATAATATCATTCTTACCTAACATGAATTCACTGATGATATTTACTGGAACTGAGAGGAAACAATCAAAAGTTATCTTAAGCACGTCACAG GCTTTCCAAATAGCAACGCTCATTAGGGAATACTCGGATATAGCAAAAGGAAATAAGAAGGAAAATgaataa
- the LOC117134691 gene encoding U3 small nucleolar ribonucleoprotein protein IMP4, whose amino-acid sequence MLRKQARQRREYLYSKAVKERILTKKKNREDVAQNLQDNKPLKSSHLAKGIHLYNTLKYDGDVDSSNLKAIDEYQFAGCQDPKIMLTTSHDPSSRLKMFMKELRLILPNAQQMNRGKYQLNVLMQACRANNVTDFIIVHEHRGIPDSLVVCHLPFGPTAFFNISDVVMRHDIPDIGPMSEQKPHLIFSNFKTNIALRTVSILKHLFPVPKEKSERVISFINNNDNIIFRHHLYKYINKELTITEIGPRFQLKLYQIKLGTLENIKAVDTEWVNRPYLNTAVKNLAFSNEDPFANK is encoded by the exons ATGTTAAGAAAGCAGGCTAGACAACGCAGAGAATACTTGTATTCTAAGGCTGTTAAGGAACGTATTTTgactaagaaaaaaaatcgaGAAGATGTAGCCCAAAATTTACAAGATAACAAACCTTTAAAGTCATCTCATCTGGCTAAGGGTATTCACTTGTACAATACACTTAAATATGATGGag ATGTTGACAGCAGTAACCTGAAAGCCATAGATGAGTACCAGTTCGCAGGATGTCAAGATCCGAAAATCATGTTAACTACTTCTCATGATCCATCGTCCAgattgaaaatgtttatgaaAGAGCTTCGATTGATTTTGCCCAATGCCCAGCAGATGAACAGAGgaaaatatcaattaaatgtGCTAATGCAGGCATGCCGAGCCAACAATGTAACTGATTTCATAATTGTTCATGAACATCGAGGTATTCCCGATAGTCTTGTGGTATGTCACTTGCCTTTCGGCCCAACGgcatttttcaatatttcgGATGTGGTTATGCGTCATGATATTCCAGATATTGGGCCAATGAGTGAGCAGAAACCGCATCTcatttttagtaattttaaGACAAATATTGCCCTGAGAACTGTGTCTATTCTTAAGCACTTATTTCCTGTGCCTAAGGAAAAGTCTGAGAGagtaatttcatttattaacaataatgaCAACATCATATTCAGACATCatctatacaaatatataaacaaggAGCTGACAATTACTGAAATTGGACCTAGATTTCAACTAAAGCTTTATCAAATTAAGCTTGGCACTTtggaaaatataaaagcagtGGATACAGAATGGGTTAATCGTCCATACTTAAACACAGCTGTTAAAAATCTTGCTTTTTCAAATGAAGATccatttgcaaataaataa